The genomic stretch AATATAGGCAATGCCGGATTCTGACACCGTTACATCGTTCAGGTTAAGCGCGCCGGGCGGGCTGATCTTTTTGGTGATGCTGCCACTGGCGATGTCAATGACCACGATCTCCGTGACATCGGCCACCAGCATTTTTCCCCGGCGGATGCCGATGCCTTTGGGGGCGTTGAGACCGGTGATCCAGGTGGAGTCAAATTGTTTACCGTCGGGGCTCATCTTCCCCACACCGCCTTTACCATCTACGGCCCAGCCGGGACCATCTATCAGGGAAACATACAGGATCTTATTTTTCAGGTCGGGGTATACAGATTCCGGAATGGCTATCACGGTATCTGTTTCCCAAAGTTTTTCCAGTTTGATCTGTGCATGGAGGGAGAAGCTGCAACCGAGGACAAGGGTTAAGAGCGCATATTTCATATGTCA from Candidatus Pseudobacter hemicellulosilyticus encodes the following:
- a CDS encoding ATP-binding protein translates to MKYALLTLVLGCSFSLHAQIKLEKLWETDTVIAIPESVYPDLKNKILYVSLIDGPGWAVDGKGGVGKMSPDGKQFDSTWITGLNAPKGIGIRRGKMLVADVTEIVVIDIASGSITKKISPPGALNLNDVTVSESGIAYISDSKAGNVWKLEGDEPELYLTQQPGVNGVKAVGSDLYIAAGKNFQKVDAQKKITPIATLPQGGDGVEPVGNGDFIVTAWVGYIFYVHANGKVETLLETHQQKKNTADIGYDPATQTLWVPTFNGKTVAAYRVVR